The Sinomicrobium kalidii genome contains a region encoding:
- a CDS encoding alpha/beta hydrolase — protein sequence MKYIFCLCVSFFFAVNTMYAQYKKTTYTSEKLGEDREIIFHIPENYDAKKKYPLIVVLDADYLFETVMAASGFYTYNDEMPESIIVGIRQENSRLSDCNYNEDTGFPKDKGNNFFEFIGMELLPSLADEYNLADFRIIIGHGLTANFINYYLFKDRPLFDAYVNIAPTFAPNVTDYLTSRLSTLTIQKFYYLITSDKNRDAENAARIEELHQSLQAIDNDQLHYNFSIVEDSDNYTVAAHAIPRSLYGIFDLYQPIPPEEYEKEVLSYEEGIVYDYLENKYNAIHGTYDVDKKIRLNDVMAIYAACLEKEDLPSLESLGKLGKKEFPDTMLGYFFEAEFHEKSGNTKKAMRTYEKAFLMSEIDFLTKDMVQERIFNIKKDMGW from the coding sequence ATGAAATACATCTTTTGCCTATGCGTAAGTTTCTTTTTCGCAGTGAATACCATGTATGCCCAGTATAAAAAAACGACATACACATCTGAAAAACTCGGGGAAGACCGCGAAATCATTTTCCACATCCCCGAAAATTATGACGCTAAAAAAAAGTATCCGCTCATTGTGGTCCTGGATGCCGATTACCTCTTTGAAACGGTAATGGCCGCGTCCGGATTCTATACCTATAATGACGAAATGCCCGAGAGCATCATTGTAGGTATCCGCCAGGAAAACAGCCGGCTCAGTGATTGTAATTACAACGAAGATACCGGGTTTCCAAAAGACAAGGGGAACAACTTTTTTGAGTTTATAGGGATGGAATTGCTCCCCTCGCTGGCCGACGAATATAACCTTGCAGACTTCAGGATTATCATAGGTCACGGACTTACGGCCAATTTCATCAACTATTACCTCTTCAAAGACCGGCCCTTGTTTGATGCATATGTCAACATAGCGCCCACTTTTGCCCCTAATGTAACGGACTACCTCACCAGCCGGTTATCTACGCTTACAATACAGAAATTTTACTACCTCATTACATCCGACAAAAACCGGGATGCCGAAAATGCCGCGCGTATCGAAGAACTTCATCAATCCCTGCAAGCCATAGACAACGACCAACTCCACTATAATTTCAGTATTGTTGAGGATTCGGACAACTATACGGTAGCCGCCCATGCCATACCCCGGTCCCTGTATGGTATTTTCGATCTTTACCAACCCATTCCCCCGGAGGAATATGAAAAAGAGGTGCTGTCTTATGAAGAAGGTATTGTCTACGACTACCTGGAAAACAAATACAACGCCATCCACGGCACTTATGACGTCGACAAAAAAATAAGGTTGAACGATGTCATGGCCATCTATGCGGCCTGTCTGGAAAAAGAAGACCTCCCTTCCCTGGAAAGCCTGGGCAAACTGGGAAAAAAGGAGTTTCCGGATACCATGTTGGGCTATTTCTTTGAAGCGGAGTTTCACGAAAAAAGCGGCAATACCAAAAAGGCCATGCGGACCTATGAAAAGGCTTTCCTGATGAGCGAGATCGATTTTCTTACCAAAGATATGGTACAGGAAAGAATATTCAATATAAAGAAGGATATGGGCTGGTAA
- a CDS encoding coiled-coil domain-containing protein — protein sequence MRHNVLCLFFLMSSVFVFADCTTLYSSITYAFSHSGKSLEANNFDHQRYYAKRSLQALEKAEEQMESCDCTKINNIMYDVRESLEKAIDPEDWDTGRFYVKKAREYLSETITTLDRCTADTDPVPASAPDEAKEDDYSDKKVAGEDKKVTLAEKQEALKKEQEALIAKQKALERQLDEQRRIEQQLAEARQKELEAQKTLKVKAEIELYKMESAAMELINAFSCGEFVIKETYKRGEEVLQEESLEETRHFYREKLREIVKKMTDELDNCSGK from the coding sequence ATGAGACATAATGTATTGTGTTTGTTTTTTCTGATGTCTTCTGTTTTTGTTTTTGCCGATTGTACCACACTCTATTCCTCGATAACCTATGCCTTTTCGCACAGCGGAAAGTCGCTTGAGGCCAATAATTTTGACCATCAGCGTTATTATGCCAAAAGGTCGCTGCAAGCCCTGGAAAAAGCCGAAGAACAAATGGAGAGCTGCGATTGTACCAAAATAAACAACATCATGTACGACGTAAGGGAAAGCCTGGAAAAGGCCATAGACCCGGAAGACTGGGACACCGGGCGTTTTTATGTGAAAAAGGCCAGGGAATACCTCAGTGAAACCATAACTACCCTGGACCGGTGTACTGCCGATACAGACCCGGTACCCGCATCGGCACCTGACGAAGCAAAAGAGGATGATTACAGTGACAAGAAGGTGGCCGGGGAAGACAAAAAAGTGACCCTGGCCGAAAAACAGGAAGCATTGAAAAAAGAACAGGAAGCCCTTATTGCCAAACAAAAGGCACTGGAAAGGCAGCTGGACGAACAACGCCGTATTGAACAGCAACTGGCGGAAGCCCGGCAAAAAGAACTGGAAGCCCAGAAAACACTGAAGGTCAAGGCCGAAATCGAGCTTTATAAAATGGAAAGTGCAGCCATGGAGCTTATCAATGCTTTCAGCTGCGGAGAATTTGTAATAAAGGAAACCTATAAGAGAGGAGAGGAGGTACTGCAGGAGGAGAGCCTGGAAGAAACCCGGCACTTCTACAGGGAAAAACTGAGGGAGATTGTAAAAAAGATGACGGACGAACTGGATAATTGTTCCGGAAAATGA
- a CDS encoding helix-turn-helix domain-containing protein encodes MKYNTIETTKESNPSITLKRDYTVDVTLLLKKLKSHLGIQTNIELSRVLDVKPNTISTWKRRNSLDYELIISICNMLDIDLNSLFSTEYTRNRSANNILAVPIEAQYQYVSNYHKEEFLDKMPKCSLPFSFSTPNTRAFQMAGISMSPTLKEGAYVIGERINDHDLIEDNSICILISKLRGIHINRVKKDPKNPYILNLLNDNENFSNNIVMPVEEITEAWRVTNILSLDIVKRDH; translated from the coding sequence ATGAAATATAATACAATCGAAACAACCAAAGAAAGTAACCCCTCAATCACCCTTAAAAGGGATTACACCGTAGACGTAACACTTCTTTTAAAGAAGTTAAAGAGCCACCTCGGCATTCAGACCAACATTGAGTTATCCAGGGTCCTCGACGTAAAACCGAACACCATATCCACATGGAAGAGGAGGAACAGCCTGGACTACGAATTGATCATCTCGATATGCAACATGCTGGACATAGACCTGAACTCGCTGTTTTCAACGGAATATACCCGGAACAGATCGGCCAACAACATCCTGGCTGTACCCATCGAGGCGCAATACCAGTATGTGTCTAACTATCACAAGGAGGAATTCCTGGACAAAATGCCCAAATGTTCCCTTCCGTTCTCATTTTCCACCCCCAACACAAGGGCTTTCCAGATGGCCGGCATTTCCATGTCGCCCACATTGAAAGAAGGTGCTTATGTGATAGGCGAACGGATCAATGATCACGACCTTATTGAAGATAACAGTATATGCATCCTCATCAGCAAACTGCGGGGAATCCATATCAACAGGGTAAAGAAAGATCCGAAAAATCCCTACATACTCAACCTTTTAAACGACAACGAGAACTTTTCCAACAACATTGTGATGCCTGTGGAAGAAATTACCGAGGCATGGCGGGTGACTAACATTTTGTCCCTTGATATCGTAAAACGAGACCATTAA
- a CDS encoding response regulator, with protein sequence MSKNYPILLVDDHIVIQFAIARIIEDFLPSARITSIEDFSQTIDLLKKEYFELIILDIDIPNGIGTEMISVIRSISPDVKILMFSALSEKRYAMRFIHAGANGYLHKHSSKEEIEEAITEVINGDTYISRSVTKHFLHESSLRHGKPLKNPLNSLSNRELEIARLIAKGNGNLEIVNILDLKKSTVSTHKMRIFKKLNIGNVTELIEIFNHYDTPVIAI encoded by the coding sequence ATGAGCAAAAATTACCCCATTCTACTAGTTGATGACCACATTGTTATCCAATTTGCAATTGCCCGAATTATCGAGGACTTCCTACCCAGTGCAAGGATCACTTCCATTGAAGATTTTTCACAAACCATAGACCTTCTCAAAAAAGAATATTTTGAGTTGATCATTCTGGATATTGATATCCCCAATGGCATAGGTACGGAGATGATCAGTGTTATACGTTCCATATCCCCCGACGTAAAAATACTGATGTTCTCTGCCCTTAGTGAGAAACGGTACGCTATGCGTTTTATCCATGCAGGAGCCAACGGCTATCTGCACAAACACAGTTCAAAGGAAGAAATAGAAGAAGCGATCACCGAGGTGATAAACGGAGACACCTACATAAGCAGGTCTGTGACAAAGCATTTTCTGCACGAGTCCTCCCTGCGACACGGAAAGCCGTTGAAAAACCCGTTGAACAGCCTGTCGAATCGTGAACTGGAAATTGCCAGGTTAATTGCCAAAGGCAACGGCAACCTGGAAATTGTGAACATACTGGACCTGAAGAAATCTACGGTGAGTACACACAAGATGCGGATATTCAAAAAACTGAATATCGGTAACGTCACCGAACTCATCGAGATCTTTAACCACTATGACACACCGGTTATTGCCATTTGA
- a CDS encoding RNA polymerase sigma factor gives MEVKSLVAENDKIIEVFITRHSQKIYNFIFSKVLDKNITEDIFQDTFIKVVKTLKKGDYTEEGKFLSWVMRIAHNLVIDHFRQNQRKRIFRHLEDFSFLSGIEDASPDAEKYLIKQQTETSVKKLIKELPPDQQDVIIMRIYREMTFKEISEEMGVNINTSLGRMRYALTNLRKIAKRNNISI, from the coding sequence ATGGAAGTAAAAAGTTTAGTAGCTGAAAACGATAAGATCATAGAAGTATTCATAACCCGGCATTCTCAAAAAATCTATAATTTCATTTTTTCCAAAGTCCTCGACAAGAACATTACCGAAGATATTTTCCAGGACACCTTTATCAAGGTTGTCAAAACCCTGAAAAAGGGAGACTATACGGAAGAAGGCAAGTTCTTGTCATGGGTTATGCGTATTGCGCACAACCTGGTCATAGACCATTTCAGACAAAACCAGAGAAAGCGCATTTTCCGGCACCTTGAAGACTTCAGTTTTCTGTCCGGTATAGAAGATGCCTCGCCGGATGCGGAAAAATACCTCATCAAGCAGCAGACGGAAACCAGTGTAAAGAAACTTATCAAAGAGCTTCCGCCGGATCAGCAAGACGTGATAATCATGCGGATATACAGGGAAATGACCTTTAAGGAAATATCGGAAGAGATGGGGGTGAATATCAACACCTCGCTCGGACGCATGCGATATGCCCTGACCAACCTCCGCAAGATCGCCAAAAGAAATAATATATCCATATAA
- a CDS encoding PorP/SprF family type IX secretion system membrane protein — translation MKKNLCILAILFMAKIHAQELALPVYTQYLADSEFAISPTYAGIGEYIRVRANGVTQWVGIKDSPNTQSLSGDVRLGMRSGVGITVFNDKNGYTRQYGGRLSYAHHLTIDAYENNFLSLGISYNFNQFKIDISDFENGDPGITDNRLVNNHNFDVGVLYRFRRFYMSINASNLLNKRTDDFAITEPNILRNYSVYTGYRFRKHKKSDFEIEPSVYFQWFESDGRSSTDFNIKVRKYDFEDYYWAGISYRFLNDQVLDPLNIGPMAGVKISNFYAAYSYQVSLNSILGYNSGTHMITLGLDIFQGIGECRCTLKDGGW, via the coding sequence ATGAAAAAAAATCTATGCATACTGGCTATTCTCTTTATGGCGAAAATCCATGCCCAGGAACTCGCCCTCCCGGTATATACGCAATACCTGGCAGACAGTGAATTTGCAATATCCCCCACCTATGCGGGTATAGGCGAATACATCCGGGTACGCGCCAACGGTGTTACCCAGTGGGTCGGAATAAAAGATTCCCCCAATACGCAGTCCCTTTCCGGTGATGTGCGCCTGGGGATGCGCTCCGGGGTCGGGATCACGGTATTTAACGATAAGAATGGCTATACGCGGCAATACGGAGGGAGGTTGTCTTATGCCCACCACCTTACCATAGATGCCTATGAGAACAATTTCCTCTCCCTGGGCATCTCCTATAATTTTAACCAGTTCAAGATAGATATTTCCGACTTTGAGAACGGCGATCCCGGAATAACCGACAACCGGCTGGTGAACAACCACAATTTTGATGTCGGGGTCCTGTATCGCTTCAGGAGGTTTTACATGAGCATCAATGCGTCCAACCTGCTCAATAAGCGTACGGATGATTTTGCCATAACGGAACCCAACATATTGCGGAACTATTCGGTGTATACCGGTTACAGGTTCCGCAAGCACAAAAAGAGCGATTTTGAAATAGAACCTTCGGTCTACTTCCAGTGGTTTGAAAGTGACGGGCGTTCCAGTACCGATTTCAATATCAAGGTCAGGAAATACGATTTTGAAGATTATTACTGGGCCGGGATCTCCTATCGCTTTCTCAATGACCAGGTACTCGACCCGCTCAATATCGGGCCCATGGCCGGGGTGAAAATAAGCAACTTCTATGCGGCGTATTCCTACCAGGTATCGCTCAATTCCATCCTGGGCTATAACAGCGGAACGCATATGATTACCCTGGGGCTGGATATCTTCCAGGGCATAGGAGAATGCAGGTGTACACTTAAAGACGGTGGCTGGTAA